The following proteins are encoded in a genomic region of Triticum dicoccoides isolate Atlit2015 ecotype Zavitan chromosome 1B, WEW_v2.0, whole genome shotgun sequence:
- the LOC119339415 gene encoding serine/threonine-protein kinase SAPK3: protein MEERYEALKELGTGNFGVARLVRDKRTKELVAVKYIERGKKIDENVQREIINHRSLRHPNIIRFKEVCVTPTHLAIVMEYAAGGELFERICTAGRFSEDEARYFFQQLLSGVSYCHSMEICHRDLKLENTLLDGSPTPRVKICDFGYSKSALLHSKPKSTVGTPAYIAPEVLSRKEYDGKVADVWSCGVTLYVMLIGSYPFEDPEDPRNFRKTISRILGVQYSIPDYVRVSSDCRRLLSQIFTADPSKRITIAEIKKLPWYLKSLPKEIAERDRANFKEPETEAETAAAAAQPVEEIMRIIQEAKAPGDMSKSSADAALLAELAELQSDEEEEEPGAEGETY, encoded by the exons ATGGAGGAGAGGTACGAGGCTTTGAAGGAGCTGGGGACCGGCAACTTCGGGGTGGCGAGGCTGGTCAGGGACAAGCGCACCAAGGAGCTCGTCGCCGTCAAGTACATCGAGAGGGGCAAGAAG ATTGATGAGAATGTGCAGAGGGAGATCATCAATCACCGGTCGCTCCGGCACCCTAACATCATACGATTCAAGGAG GTTTGTGTAACCCCGACGCACCTTGCCATTGTCATGGAATATGCTGCTGGCGGAGAACTCTTCGAAAGAATATGCACCGCGGGGCGATTCAGTGAAGATGAG GCAAGGTACTTCTTCCAGCAACTACTTTCAGGGGTCAGCTACTGCCATTCCATG GAAATCTGTCACCGTGATCTTAAACTGGAAAACACTCTCCTGGATGGGAGTCCAACACCTCGAGTGAAAATTTGCGACTTTGGTTACTCAAAG TCTGCTTTGCTGCATTCCAAACCGAAATCAACAGTTGGTACTCCAGCATACATAGCACCGGAAGTTCTTTCGAGAAAAGAATATGACGGGAAG GTAGCAGATGTTTGGTCATGCGGCGTGACATTGTACGTGATGCTCATCGGGTCTTACCCATTCGAGGACCCCGAGGATCCAAGGAACTTCAGGAAAACTATCAGC AGAATCCTTGGCGTGCAATACTCCATTCCGGACTACGTCAGGGTGTCTTCCGACTGCAGACGCCTCCTGTCCCAAATATTCACTGCCGATCCTTCAAAG AGGATCACGATCGCTGAGATCAAGAAGCTGCCGTGGTACCTGAAGAGCCTGCCCAAGGAGATCGCGGAGAGGGACAGGGCCAACTTCAAGGAGCCCGAGACGGAGGCGgagaccgcggcggcggcggcgcagcccgTGGAGGAGATCATGCGGATCATCCAGGAGGCCAAGGCCCCCGGCGACATGTCCAAGTCGTCGGCCGACGCGGCGCTGCTCGCCGAGCTGGCCGAGCTGCAgagcgatgaggaggaggaggagccgggagCCGAGGGGGAGACCTACTGA